Proteins encoded in a region of the Parerythrobacter aestuarii genome:
- a CDS encoding GNAT family N-acetyltransferase: MSDWTLRLARPEDADHWPAIERAAAEMFRSDPDLVGMDFDETWETDELRGLIRKGHCLAAQLGERPIGFLASQPFSRELHVWEMSVHPDGQRKGIGAGLVRACLIDAANSGFKAVTLTTFRDVPWNGPFYARLGFEEVTALDAHARLASELALEADNGLPAERRCAMIKFLD, encoded by the coding sequence GTGAGCGACTGGACGCTCCGCCTCGCAAGGCCCGAGGATGCAGATCACTGGCCGGCCATCGAACGCGCAGCAGCAGAGATGTTCCGCAGCGATCCCGATCTCGTTGGCATGGATTTCGACGAGACGTGGGAAACGGATGAGCTGCGCGGCCTGATCCGCAAGGGGCACTGTCTCGCAGCCCAGCTTGGGGAGCGGCCGATCGGCTTCCTAGCCAGCCAGCCTTTCAGCCGTGAATTGCATGTGTGGGAGATGTCGGTCCATCCGGACGGGCAACGCAAGGGTATCGGCGCCGGGCTGGTGCGTGCTTGCCTGATCGATGCTGCCAACTCGGGCTTCAAGGCGGTGACGCTGACGACATTCCGGGATGTGCCGTGGAACGGACCGTTCTACGCCAGGCTGGGGTTCGAGGAAGTCACCGCGCTGGACGCCCATGCCCGCTTGGCCAGCGAACTGGCCCTGGAAGCGGACAACGGCCTGCCGGCGGAGCGCCGCTGCGCGATGATCAAGTTTCTCGACTAG
- the lptG gene encoding LPS export ABC transporter permease LptG: MHLDFFPSRTLTLYLAKLFVVRIFAVLVMLVLVLMMLDLLSTSGEILSVEGNGQGELWTYVSLRVPQLVMRFLPYSVLLATIISLVTLNQNSEVIAMKAAGLSAHQVLAPLLLTALVVSAVTFVFNERVVTRATATLKAWEATEYGAVPPDADTRANVYITDGTNILTARTVSGSGDAMQLGQVTWYARAPGGTISEQIRAPSARYLGPGWELQDAQKFEVGTASTSELATVVVGEGLSPAQIELESIDPDTEPFWELSSAIEAYEAVGRRTDELRAKWWHKLAGPLSAFLMPLLGAVAAFGLARSGQLFVRAVIGMALGFAYFVVDNAALAMGSFGGYPPFLAAWAPFFLFLLVGETVLIRTEE; this comes from the coding sequence ATGCATCTCGACTTCTTCCCTTCGCGCACGCTGACGCTTTACCTCGCCAAGCTGTTCGTGGTCCGCATCTTCGCTGTGCTGGTGATGCTGGTGCTGGTGCTGATGATGCTCGACCTGCTCTCCACCAGCGGCGAGATCCTCAGCGTCGAAGGCAATGGCCAGGGCGAACTGTGGACCTATGTCAGCCTGCGGGTGCCGCAGCTGGTCATGCGCTTCCTGCCCTACTCGGTGCTGCTGGCGACGATTATCTCGCTCGTCACCCTGAACCAGAACAGCGAAGTCATTGCCATGAAGGCAGCGGGTCTCTCGGCGCACCAGGTGCTGGCACCGCTGCTGCTGACAGCACTGGTAGTCTCGGCGGTCACCTTCGTCTTCAATGAACGCGTCGTGACCCGCGCCACCGCGACGCTCAAGGCATGGGAAGCGACCGAATACGGCGCTGTGCCACCCGACGCCGATACCAGGGCCAATGTCTATATCACCGACGGCACCAACATTCTCACCGCCCGCACCGTCAGCGGTAGCGGCGATGCGATGCAGCTGGGCCAGGTGACATGGTATGCCCGCGCACCGGGCGGGACGATCTCGGAACAGATCAGGGCACCGAGCGCCCGTTATCTCGGCCCCGGCTGGGAGCTGCAGGATGCCCAGAAGTTCGAAGTCGGGACGGCCAGCACAAGCGAACTGGCGACCGTGGTCGTAGGCGAAGGCCTGTCCCCGGCCCAGATCGAACTGGAATCGATCGATCCCGATACCGAGCCGTTTTGGGAACTCTCCTCCGCCATCGAAGCCTATGAGGCGGTCGGTCGCCGCACCGACGAGCTGCGCGCCAAGTGGTGGCACAAGCTCGCCGGGCCGCTCAGCGCCTTCCTGATGCCGCTGCTGGGCGCGGTCGCCGCCTTCGGCCTCGCCCGTTCGGGCCAGCTGTTCGTGCGCGCAGTGATCGGCATGGCGCTGGGCTTTGCCTATTTCGTGGTCGACAATGCGGCGCTCGCCATGGGCAGCTTCGGCGGATACCCGCCCTTCCTGGCCGCCTGGGCGCCGTTCTTCCTGTTCCTGCTGGTGGGCGAGACAGTCCTGATCCGGACCGAAGAGTGA
- a CDS encoding LptF/LptG family permease: MFKFLPSIDRYILRLTVVPMMAVFVLAASLLLLDKMLRLFDFVAVEGGPVAVVFKMLGALIPEYASLAIPLGLLLGILFAFRKLATTSELDVLHAVGMGYGRLLRVPYAITAVLVAVNVALVFYVQPVSRYYYEQLEYELRSGALGASIKVGEFTTLADRMALRIEESEDNGRQLKGIFARVSNDKGQVLSISAREGAFLATTDSPDTIILRLTDGTIVQDTGGDKQTPRVLSFTRHDLPIDLPRIEEFRARGDAEREYILPELLSIGWSDNTTEEKRDASQASFNFRLVEVVMMWLMPLLAVALAVPPKRSSSALGVFVSIVMVVSYHKVNQYAEDVAALGLVDPILGLWGPFVLFAALILWMYRTIAFKPGGQPIGALENAFAKLSKRIAKLFKRKRHRADDFASPVAAEAAE; encoded by the coding sequence GTGTTCAAATTCCTTCCTTCGATCGACCGCTACATCCTTCGGCTTACCGTAGTGCCGATGATGGCGGTGTTCGTGCTGGCCGCTTCACTGCTGCTGCTCGACAAGATGCTGCGGTTGTTCGATTTCGTTGCTGTTGAAGGCGGGCCGGTGGCGGTCGTGTTCAAGATGCTGGGCGCGCTGATCCCGGAGTATGCCAGCCTCGCCATCCCGCTCGGGCTGCTGCTGGGAATCCTGTTTGCCTTCCGCAAGCTGGCGACCACCAGCGAACTCGACGTGTTGCATGCTGTGGGCATGGGCTATGGCCGCCTGCTGCGCGTACCCTACGCCATCACTGCAGTGCTGGTGGCGGTCAACGTAGCGCTGGTGTTCTATGTCCAGCCGGTCAGCCGCTATTATTACGAGCAGCTCGAGTACGAGCTGCGGTCAGGCGCGCTGGGGGCCTCGATCAAGGTTGGCGAATTTACCACGCTGGCCGATCGCATGGCGTTGCGGATCGAGGAAAGCGAAGACAACGGGCGCCAGCTCAAGGGAATTTTTGCCCGGGTCTCCAACGACAAGGGCCAGGTCCTCTCCATCAGCGCGCGCGAGGGGGCTTTCCTCGCGACGACCGACAGCCCCGACACCATCATCCTGCGCCTGACCGACGGCACGATCGTGCAGGACACCGGGGGCGACAAGCAGACCCCGCGCGTGCTCAGCTTTACGCGCCACGACCTGCCGATCGACTTGCCGCGGATCGAGGAATTCCGCGCCCGCGGCGATGCCGAACGCGAGTATATCCTGCCCGAATTGCTCAGTATCGGCTGGAGCGACAACACGACGGAGGAGAAGCGCGACGCCAGCCAGGCGAGTTTCAACTTCCGATTGGTAGAGGTCGTGATGATGTGGCTGATGCCGCTGCTGGCGGTGGCGCTGGCAGTGCCGCCCAAGCGATCGAGCAGTGCCTTGGGCGTGTTCGTCTCCATCGTGATGGTGGTGAGCTACCACAAGGTGAACCAGTACGCTGAAGATGTCGCCGCGCTGGGGCTGGTCGACCCGATCCTGGGGCTATGGGGGCCCTTCGTCCTGTTCGCCGCGCTGATCCTGTGGATGTACCGCACCATCGCCTTCAAGCCCGGCGGCCAGCCGATCGGCGCGCTGGAAAATGCCTTTGCCAAGCTCAGCAAGCGCATCGCCAAGCTGTTCAAGCGCAAGCGCCACCGGGCCGACGACTTTGCTTCACCCGTCGCTGCCGAGGCGGCCGAGTAA
- the clpS gene encoding ATP-dependent Clp protease adapter ClpS: MIDSTDLHSIPFPLVLRMAGDDDAQGGDSDGDAEVGIATKTRAKPKKPSQYKVLMLNDDYTPMEFVVMVLKRFFKMDLDQATQVMLHVHQKGVGVCGIFPYEVAETKVNQVMDFARQNQHPLQCTLEKA, encoded by the coding sequence ATGATTGATAGCACCGACCTTCATTCCATACCGTTTCCCCTCGTCCTTCGGATGGCCGGGGACGATGACGCACAAGGCGGTGACAGCGACGGCGACGCGGAAGTCGGTATCGCCACCAAGACCAGGGCCAAGCCCAAGAAGCCGAGCCAGTACAAGGTGCTGATGCTCAATGACGACTACACCCCGATGGAATTCGTGGTGATGGTGCTCAAGCGTTTCTTCAAGATGGACCTCGACCAGGCCACGCAGGTAATGCTGCATGTCCACCAGAAGGGCGTCGGCGTGTGCGGCATCTTCCCTTACGAGGTGGCCGAGACCAAGGTGAACCAGGTGATGGACTTCGCTCGCCAGAACCAGCACCCGCTGCAATGCACTCTGGAGAAGGCATAA
- a CDS encoding phasin family protein — MADNATSKIDAAAEKAYAEAAAKKVDAPNAEKAVEAAPKPAAKPAKKAPAKKAPAKKVAARKPAAKKTATRKPVAKKVPAKKAAAPKKTVAAKKAAPMTTVSKLKDTIMATDTTKITEAAKTFAADAQTRLKGAYTKGTELAGDYVEFNKANLEAVVASGKVLASGMQSMAREGFEDTKKAAEQAREDMKAVAAVKSPTEFVKLQGDFARRNFDAAVAYSSKSTEAWLKLANEAFAPISSRYSEAAEKFSKAA, encoded by the coding sequence ATGGCCGACAACGCCACGAGCAAGATCGATGCCGCTGCCGAGAAGGCCTATGCCGAAGCAGCTGCCAAGAAAGTAGACGCCCCGAACGCCGAGAAGGCTGTCGAGGCTGCACCGAAGCCTGCCGCCAAGCCTGCCAAGAAGGCCCCGGCGAAGAAGGCTCCGGCCAAGAAGGTTGCTGCCAGGAAGCCGGCAGCCAAGAAGACCGCGACCCGCAAGCCGGTGGCCAAGAAGGTCCCCGCCAAGAAGGCGGCCGCACCCAAAAAGACTGTCGCTGCCAAGAAGGCTGCGCCGATGACCACCGTTTCCAAGCTGAAGGACACCATCATGGCTACCGACACCACCAAGATCACCGAAGCCGCCAAGACTTTCGCTGCCGACGCGCAGACCCGCCTCAAGGGCGCCTACACCAAGGGCACCGAACTGGCTGGTGACTATGTCGAGTTCAACAAGGCCAACCTCGAAGCCGTCGTCGCTTCGGGCAAGGTTCTCGCTTCGGGCATGCAGAGCATGGCTCGCGAAGGTTTCGAAGACACCAAGAAGGCTGCCGAGCAGGCTCGCGAAGACATGAAGGCAGTTGCTGCCGTCAAGTCGCCGACCGAGTTCGTGAAGCTGCAGGGCGACTTCGCTCGCCGCAACTTCGACGCTGCCGTCGCTTACAGCTCGAAGAGCACCGAAGCATGGCTGAAGCTCGCCAACGAAGCGTTCGCTCCGATTTCGAGCCGTTACAGCGAAGCTGCCGAGAAGTTCTCGAAGGCTGCCTAA
- a CDS encoding PHA/PHB synthase family protein, which produces MSDKTDPQAAFSRLFDLQDEAARSIFGQMMPGAVPKLPDLGEAGQWAKNAGKLQTMWLSFQAEQAAKLSKEMPDPTRWMAYLDSFHKRMPLVDMEAQKAFWGDTMQMWKGVLGQFGGQFGDNSESAPELPRKDKRFRDERWSNNPVFALIHQTYLLMAEQLEGMVDKVDGVDKEKKEQLRFAVKAVIDALSPSNFAATNPVVLERTLETKGENLVRGMQHMLDDMRRGQLTHTDPDAFKLGENIAVTPGKVVHETPLYQLIQYSPSTDEVLQTPLVIFPPWINRFYILDLNPKKSFIRWAVEQGLTVFVVSWKSADASMKDVVWDDYIRAQMDAIDTIRARLDVPSVHTIGYCVAGTTLAATLAILARRGEQDKVASTTFFTAQVDFTKAGELLHFIDDNQMMAIEALSGEGYLDGRYMAATFNLLRGTDLIWNYVVNNYLLGEDYPAFDLLHWNGDVTNLPAKWHKDYLEQLYRDNRLVEPDSLSADGTPIDLRQVSVPTYVQAGKEDHIAPAESVWKIRDHFTGPIRFVLAGSGHIAGVVNPPGSGKYQYWINEDPELDSLEQFREDAVEHPGSWWPDWIEWIRQQDSATVKAAGKRKPGASKSDNVIEDAPGRYVMSR; this is translated from the coding sequence ATGAGCGACAAGACCGACCCCCAAGCTGCCTTTTCGAGGCTGTTCGACCTGCAGGATGAAGCCGCCCGCTCGATTTTCGGGCAGATGATGCCCGGTGCGGTCCCCAAGTTGCCGGATCTTGGCGAAGCCGGACAATGGGCCAAGAACGCCGGCAAGCTGCAGACGATGTGGTTGTCATTCCAGGCCGAGCAGGCGGCCAAGCTCTCCAAGGAAATGCCCGACCCGACGCGCTGGATGGCCTATCTCGACAGCTTTCACAAACGCATGCCGCTGGTCGACATGGAGGCACAGAAGGCATTCTGGGGCGACACCATGCAGATGTGGAAGGGCGTGCTCGGCCAGTTCGGGGGCCAGTTCGGCGACAACTCCGAAAGCGCGCCCGAGCTGCCGCGCAAGGACAAGCGCTTCCGCGACGAGCGCTGGAGCAACAACCCCGTCTTCGCACTGATCCATCAGACCTACTTGCTTATGGCGGAACAGCTCGAAGGCATGGTCGACAAGGTCGATGGCGTCGACAAGGAAAAGAAAGAGCAGCTGCGCTTTGCCGTGAAAGCCGTGATCGACGCGCTCAGCCCGTCGAACTTCGCCGCAACCAACCCGGTGGTGCTGGAACGGACCCTGGAGACCAAGGGCGAAAACCTCGTTCGCGGCATGCAACACATGCTGGACGACATGCGGCGCGGGCAGCTGACCCACACCGATCCCGATGCTTTCAAGCTTGGCGAAAACATAGCTGTGACCCCGGGCAAGGTGGTGCACGAGACCCCGCTCTACCAGCTGATCCAGTACTCGCCCTCGACCGATGAGGTGCTGCAAACGCCGCTGGTCATCTTCCCGCCGTGGATCAATCGCTTCTATATCCTCGACCTCAATCCCAAGAAGAGCTTCATCCGCTGGGCGGTGGAACAGGGGCTGACGGTTTTCGTCGTCAGCTGGAAATCGGCCGACGCTTCGATGAAGGACGTGGTGTGGGACGATTACATCCGCGCGCAGATGGATGCGATCGATACGATCCGCGCGCGGTTGGACGTGCCGAGTGTCCACACTATCGGCTATTGCGTCGCCGGCACGACCCTCGCCGCGACCCTGGCGATCCTCGCCCGGCGCGGGGAGCAAGACAAAGTGGCGAGCACCACTTTCTTCACCGCGCAGGTCGATTTCACCAAGGCCGGCGAGCTGCTGCATTTCATCGACGACAACCAGATGATGGCGATCGAAGCGCTGTCGGGCGAAGGCTACCTCGACGGGCGCTACATGGCGGCAACCTTCAACCTGCTGCGCGGCACCGACCTGATCTGGAACTATGTCGTCAACAACTACTTGCTGGGCGAAGACTATCCCGCCTTCGACCTGCTGCACTGGAACGGTGACGTCACCAACCTACCCGCCAAATGGCACAAGGATTACCTGGAGCAGCTTTATCGCGACAACCGGCTGGTCGAGCCGGATTCGCTGAGCGCCGATGGCACGCCGATCGACCTGAGGCAGGTTTCCGTCCCGACCTATGTCCAGGCCGGCAAGGAAGACCATATTGCCCCGGCCGAGAGCGTGTGGAAGATTCGCGATCATTTCACCGGACCGATCCGCTTTGTGCTGGCAGGCAGTGGGCATATCGCCGGGGTGGTGAACCCACCGGGCAGCGGGAAGTACCAGTACTGGATCAACGAGGATCCGGAGCTCGACAGCCTTGAGCAGTTCCGCGAGGATGCCGTCGAACACCCGGGCAGCTGGTGGCCGGACTGGATCGAATGGATTCGTCAACAGGATAGCGCCACGGTGAAGGCCGCAGGCAAGCGCAAACCCGGCGCGAGCAAGTCCGATAACGTCATCGAAGATGCACCCGGCCGCTATGTCATGAGCCGCTAG
- a CDS encoding LL-diaminopimelate aminotransferase, whose translation MDTDFYRMKRLPPYVIAEVNAMRHAARSAGEDIIDLGMGNPDRPPPQHVIDKLCEVAMKPDAHGYSQSKGIPGLRKAQANYYARRFGVELDPEREVVVTMGSKEGLASLATAITAPGDVVLAPNPSYPIHTFGFIIAGATIRSVPTTPDENYFRSLEKAMAFTVPRPSVLVVNYPSNPTAEVVDLAFYERLVAWAKENSVWLLSDLAYSELWYDGKPTPSIMQVKGAKDVAVEFTSMSKTYSMAGWRMGFAVGNQQLIAAMTRVKSYLDYGAFTPIQAAACAALNGPQDVVEENRLIYHKRRDVMVEAFGRAGWDIPPPPASMFAWAPLPPALMAMGSLEFSKELLTEAKVAVAPGVGYGEEGEGFVRIAMVENEQRLRQAARNIKRYLASKGVNT comes from the coding sequence ATGGATACCGATTTCTACCGCATGAAGCGCTTGCCACCCTATGTCATTGCTGAAGTCAATGCGATGCGGCACGCGGCACGTTCGGCGGGCGAAGATATTATCGACCTTGGCATGGGCAACCCTGATCGCCCTCCGCCGCAGCATGTCATCGACAAGCTGTGCGAAGTGGCGATGAAGCCCGATGCGCATGGCTATTCGCAATCCAAGGGCATTCCGGGCCTGCGCAAGGCTCAGGCGAACTACTATGCTCGCCGTTTCGGGGTCGAATTGGACCCGGAGCGAGAAGTGGTCGTGACCATGGGCTCCAAGGAAGGTCTGGCCAGCCTTGCCACTGCGATCACTGCGCCGGGCGACGTGGTGCTGGCGCCGAACCCCAGCTACCCGATCCACACTTTCGGCTTCATTATCGCCGGGGCGACGATCCGCAGCGTACCCACGACGCCAGACGAGAACTATTTCCGCAGCCTGGAAAAGGCGATGGCTTTCACCGTGCCGCGCCCCAGCGTGCTGGTGGTCAACTATCCTTCCAACCCCACCGCCGAAGTGGTCGATCTCGCCTTCTACGAACGGCTGGTGGCGTGGGCGAAGGAGAACAGCGTCTGGCTGCTGTCGGACCTCGCCTATTCGGAGCTATGGTACGACGGCAAGCCGACGCCGTCGATCATGCAGGTCAAAGGGGCCAAGGATGTCGCAGTGGAGTTTACCTCCATGTCGAAGACCTACAGCATGGCCGGCTGGCGGATGGGTTTTGCGGTTGGCAACCAGCAGCTGATTGCGGCGATGACCCGGGTGAAGAGCTATCTCGACTACGGTGCCTTTACGCCGATCCAGGCCGCGGCCTGTGCTGCGCTCAACGGGCCGCAGGACGTGGTGGAGGAGAACCGGCTGATCTATCACAAGCGACGCGACGTGATGGTGGAAGCCTTCGGTCGGGCGGGCTGGGACATCCCGCCGCCGCCGGCCAGCATGTTCGCCTGGGCGCCCTTGCCGCCAGCGCTGATGGCGATGGGTAGCCTCGAGTTCTCCAAAGAACTGCTCACCGAAGCCAAAGTCGCTGTCGCGCCGGGTGTGGGCTACGGCGAAGAAGGTGAAGGTTTCGTGCGAATTGCGATGGTAGAGAACGAGCAACGACTGCGGCAGGCCGCGCGCAACATCAAACGTTATCTCGCCAGCAAGGGTGTAAACACCTGA
- a CDS encoding helix-turn-helix transcriptional regulator, whose amino-acid sequence MGAPQFGTLTDRQKDVLVRIDRRMPIKQIAGELDVSESRINQHIRALKDAYSVENLKDLVDSYRAEVSDSGESAPYRKPASTKSEVPPRPEMNEPEDRVAPGEFVLSDVAPLAIEAPWTVRHEPRVVPGVLDGDHAVLYRLAVIIGLALAFIVLVILVVTAALSVSEASGGKQYGPRDQTVQTETSEPTA is encoded by the coding sequence ATGGGGGCGCCCCAGTTCGGTACCCTGACGGACCGACAAAAAGATGTTCTTGTGCGAATTGATCGGCGCATGCCGATCAAGCAGATCGCTGGCGAGCTGGATGTATCGGAAAGCCGGATAAACCAGCATATCCGGGCACTTAAAGATGCCTACAGTGTCGAGAACCTGAAGGATCTGGTCGATTCCTACAGGGCTGAAGTGTCGGATTCAGGCGAATCTGCACCCTACAGGAAACCTGCATCGACAAAATCTGAAGTCCCGCCCCGACCGGAAATGAACGAACCAGAAGACCGGGTCGCACCCGGGGAATTCGTTCTTTCTGATGTGGCGCCACTTGCGATCGAGGCGCCATGGACAGTCAGACACGAACCCCGGGTCGTCCCCGGGGTGCTCGACGGCGATCATGCTGTCCTCTATCGCCTTGCCGTCATCATCGGGCTGGCTCTTGCGTTTATCGTCTTGGTCATACTGGTGGTGACGGCGGCACTCTCCGTGAGTGAGGCGTCAGGCGGCAAACAGTACGGACCCCGTGACCAGACTGTGCAGACGGAGACGAGCGAACCGACTGCCTGA
- a CDS encoding JAB domain-containing protein produces MGVHAEIAAAQDGGAACRALAGGMPEAVADPHFLAYLHSRFALAAEERLHVVYCDGQQRYLHDETLTIGGENSLVLRARPLVHRALMIGAETLILAHNHLSGQCQPSVQDIRATHRLQKLGAALELRLIDHMIFTRDRFFSMAAAGMLSEH; encoded by the coding sequence ATGGGTGTGCACGCTGAAATCGCGGCGGCGCAAGACGGCGGTGCAGCCTGCAGGGCCCTTGCCGGCGGGATGCCGGAAGCGGTCGCAGATCCGCACTTCCTCGCCTATTTGCATAGCCGCTTTGCCTTGGCGGCTGAGGAGCGCCTGCATGTCGTCTATTGTGACGGGCAGCAGCGATACCTGCATGACGAAACGCTCACCATCGGCGGGGAAAATTCGCTGGTCCTGCGGGCTCGCCCGTTGGTCCATCGCGCGCTGATGATAGGGGCCGAGACCCTGATCCTCGCGCACAATCACTTGTCCGGGCAATGCCAGCCGAGCGTGCAAGACATTCGTGCCACCCATCGTCTGCAGAAACTGGGGGCGGCGCTGGAGCTGCGACTGATCGATCACATGATCTTCACCCGCGATCGCTTCTTCAGCATGGCTGCTGCGGGCATGCTTTCGGAACATTGA
- a CDS encoding crotonase/enoyl-CoA hydratase family protein yields the protein MEFQTNDRVAITLEDDGVAQVRFIRADKMNALDQTMFETMIAAGEALQAEKGVRAVVLSGEGRAFCAGLDLSNFGNPDGSGNHPLATRTHGDSNRAQQVATQWRKLKVPVIAAVHGVCFGGGLQIASGADIRIVHPETRMAIMEMKWGLVPDMGGYPLWRGLVRDDLLRELIYTNREFTGAEAQALGLATHVDEDPHARATDLARVMADRNPHAMQAAKRIANKMYDATAADLLIEESVEQDAIIRSPNQVEAVMAGMAKRKAAYAEVE from the coding sequence ATGGAATTCCAGACCAACGATCGCGTGGCGATCACGCTTGAAGACGATGGCGTGGCGCAGGTCCGCTTCATCCGTGCCGACAAGATGAATGCGCTCGACCAGACCATGTTCGAAACGATGATTGCTGCCGGCGAAGCGCTGCAGGCCGAGAAGGGCGTGCGCGCCGTGGTCCTCTCGGGCGAGGGTCGGGCATTCTGTGCCGGGCTCGATCTTTCCAATTTCGGCAATCCTGACGGCTCCGGCAATCACCCTCTTGCCACTCGCACGCATGGCGATTCCAATCGTGCGCAGCAGGTCGCGACGCAATGGCGCAAGCTCAAGGTCCCGGTCATCGCCGCAGTCCATGGCGTGTGCTTTGGCGGCGGACTGCAGATCGCCAGCGGGGCCGACATCCGCATCGTCCACCCGGAAACCCGGATGGCGATCATGGAGATGAAATGGGGCCTGGTGCCGGACATGGGCGGCTATCCGCTGTGGCGCGGGCTGGTGCGCGACGACTTGCTGCGCGAGCTGATCTATACCAACCGCGAGTTCACCGGGGCCGAAGCGCAGGCGCTGGGCCTTGCCACCCATGTCGACGAAGATCCGCACGCCAGGGCCACTGATCTTGCCCGGGTGATGGCCGATCGTAACCCGCACGCGATGCAGGCCGCGAAGCGCATTGCCAACAAGATGTACGATGCGACCGCCGCTGACCTCCTGATCGAAGAAAGCGTCGAACAGGATGCGATCATCCGCTCGCCGAACCAGGTCGAAGCCGTCATGGCAGGCATGGCGAAGCGCAAGGCGGCTTACGCTGAAGTCGAATAG
- a CDS encoding acyl-CoA thioesterase — translation MSAKDLVAPITATPGPVTLPAEGWMQGRTLYGGAGALVAYTAAVRACPGLPPLRSAQIGFVGPVGPEIETRVEMVRQGRNVVQLRSELLVEGTVGLTALWVFGTSREPNALHPAPKVEPWPGPPEESEAVGNPPPGHFINRYEIRRAQDTSGPGEPVVRRWFRLREPSGLDPVSELVLVGDTLPPGSMRAMQRQGPFSSINWSFNILDPEASTRDGWWLGETASDHADQGYSSERLRLWDAEGTQVMAGQQAGAIFG, via the coding sequence ATGAGTGCTAAAGATCTTGTCGCCCCAATTACGGCCACACCCGGCCCGGTCACCCTGCCTGCAGAAGGCTGGATGCAGGGTCGCACGCTGTATGGAGGAGCAGGCGCGCTGGTAGCCTATACCGCCGCCGTACGCGCCTGTCCCGGGCTGCCGCCGCTGCGTTCGGCGCAGATCGGCTTTGTCGGACCGGTCGGCCCGGAGATCGAGACACGGGTTGAAATGGTTCGTCAGGGGCGCAATGTCGTGCAATTGCGCAGCGAGTTGCTGGTCGAAGGCACGGTTGGGCTGACTGCGCTATGGGTGTTCGGCACCAGCCGCGAGCCCAATGCGCTCCACCCGGCCCCGAAGGTCGAACCATGGCCCGGCCCGCCCGAAGAGAGCGAAGCGGTGGGCAATCCGCCTCCGGGGCACTTCATCAACCGCTACGAGATTCGCCGGGCGCAGGATACCAGCGGCCCGGGCGAGCCGGTGGTACGGCGCTGGTTCCGGCTGCGCGAGCCGAGCGGGCTCGACCCGGTCTCGGAATTGGTGCTGGTCGGCGACACGCTGCCTCCGGGTTCGATGCGAGCGATGCAACGCCAAGGACCATTCAGCTCGATCAACTGGTCGTTCAACATCCTCGATCCAGAGGCGTCGACGCGTGATGGATGGTGGCTGGGCGAAACCGCGAGCGACCATGCCGACCAAGGCTATTCGAGCGAGCGACTGAGGCTATGGGATGCCGAGGGCACGCAAGTGATGGCCGGCCAGCAAGCCGGAGCGATCTTCGGCTAG